The following proteins come from a genomic window of Ostrinia nubilalis chromosome 29, ilOstNubi1.1, whole genome shotgun sequence:
- the LOC135085639 gene encoding proteoglycan 4-like isoform X2, whose translation MLLKVPFIWIGYLLIDRFVSFAFAGTSTIQLNMSHELCNVTASRERTISNNTVVIDLGDDMRLEFISRHYMNRIICNVSHPSNTPFDFKVKEIDPKLNPDNHKTKLEHIVITIKNEQAAEMESKQENNGTLKYLYAMKENVTKTYDGNWSCEILTLRDNQDVSHIVIVDNSTYRQTFCRARVHIQTPPPEPVTPNTKEDEKEEKFPDMYIYIIVGVVVAVIIITQTAVILYLKGKAKRTARLESLSLRAQDQDDSSKRYSSSPGVKISAFSRIMKRKSNRDDNNIYETLEEVRNAGDETPPVPPINTIPTLKRNRSFQNRSDSDAKESPRSLPRTKDRPTLNRISERETSPEPNISKRPPLPLPIHSHEADPSAHHQDRTSSYDDSGSLVGSLKRFRGERGASPAHLSKTPLQPIEEASQFKNSTLTRPRAGIGQASVTSELNNILKMRKASVGVPKNYNPPPPPKKHSIPSRIRKQYFGAADNSHQPEQKPFVAEAPNPLPTGKSAILLGLAPGPAPRQRLKPAPLNPPKTPNPVKPAPKIPNPPSKPVASGYKPPNPPLKPLSERATSPKPATAQKRLTNAPVKSFAPGKPIPVLPKTAPTTIGAPGTLKPVAHVPPVKPLKAQNPQPPKFENPGSQMHPHEMSKPLPPPPREVVEEPVYEEYDEEPYYNEEWTPPDPEPARFERPAPPNPEPPRFERPTTHFAPPVTSRPKPLPHRPPVQEEIYEEYPEEPVYNSDEEWTYEPLEKYNIYSS comes from the exons ATGTTACTGAAAGTGCCATTTATTTGGATAGGATACCTACTAATAGATAGATTTGTCTCATTCGCCTTCGCAG gaaCATCCACCATACAACTTAACATGAGTCATGAGCTATGTAATGTGACTGCATCTAGAGAACGAACCATCAGTAATAATACCGTTGTCATAGACTTGGGAGACGATATGCGTCTTGAATTTATTAGTCGACATTACATGAATCGTATAAT ATGCAACGTGAGTCACCCTTCGAACACCCCTTTTGACTTCAAAGTTAAAGAAATCGATCCAAAGCTGAATCCCGATAACCATAAGACGAAACTTGAACATATAGTTATT ACAATTAAGAATGAGCAAGCGGCGGAAATGGAAAGCAAACAAGAAAACAACGGTACCTTGAAATATTTATATGCAATGAAG GAAAACGTAACCAAGACATATGACGGGAACTGGTCTTGCGAGATACTCACTTTAAGAGACAACCAAGATGTCTCACACATAGTGATAGTCGATAACAGCACGTATAGACAAACTTTCTGCCGTGCGAGAGTACACATACAAACAC CACCACCGGAGCCAGTAACTCCTAATACAAAGGAGGATGAAAAAGAGGAAAAATTCCCTGAta TGTACATATACATAATCGTCGGGGTCGTGGTTGCCGTTATAATCATAACGCAAACAGCTGTAATACTTTATTTGAAGGGTAaag CAAAAAGAACTGCCAGACTGGAGAGCTTGTCCCTCAGGGCCCAGGATCAGGACGATAGCTCAA AAAGATACAGCAGTTCTCCTGGCGTGAAAATATCCGCATTTTCTAGAATAATGAAAAGGAAATCAAATAGAGATGACAACAACATCTATGAGACGCTTGAAGAAGTAAGAAACGCGG GCGACGAAACTCCACCGGTGCCACCCATTAACACGATTCCTACTTTAAAAC GGAACCGAAGCTTCCAGAACCGATCTGATTCTGATGCTAAAGAGTCTCCAAGGTCTCTGCCGAGGACCAAAGATCGGCCTACGTTGAATCGAATATCAG AAAGGGAAACCAGTCCTGAGCCGAACATCAGTAAAAGACCGCCTCTGCCGCTGCCAATTCATTCTCACGAAG CTGATCCTTCTGCGCACCACCAAGACAGGACATCTTCGTACGACGACTCGGGGTCATTGGTGGGAAGCCTGAAAAGGTTTAGAGGAG agAGAGGCGCTTCTCCGGCACACTTGTCCAAAACTCCGCTGCAACCAATCGAAGAAGCCTCTCAATTTAAAAACAGCACTCTCACCAGACCTAGAGCTG GTATCGGCCAAGCATCAGTGACCTCTGAACTGAACAACATCTTGAAGATGAGGAAAG CATCTGTGGGGGTCCCAAAGAATTACAATCCACCGCCGCCTCCTAAGAAACACTCAATCCCATCTCGTATAAGGAAACAGTACTTCGGAG CTGCAGACAATTCGCATCAGCCTGAGCAGAAACCATTCGTAGCAGAAGCACCAAACCCGCTGCCCACTGGAAAgtcag CTATTCTGCTAGGCCTGGCACCGGGCCCTGCTCCCAGACAGCGGCTGAAGCCAGCCCCTCTCAACCCTCCCAAAACCCCTAACCCAGTGAAACCGGCACCAAAAATCCCTAACCCACCATCAAAACCAGTAGCATCTGGTTACAAGCCACCCAATCCGCCTCTAAAACCTTTATCAGAAAGGGCTACATCCCCTAAACCAGCTACGGCTCAAAAGCGACTGACAAATGCACCAGTTAAATCCTTCGCGCCAGGGAAGCCAATACCTGTGCTTCCTAAGACAGCTCCTACAACGATAGGGGCTCCAGGAACTCTCAAACCGGTCGCCCATGTGCCTCCTGTGAAACCTTTAAAGGCACAAAATCCGCAGCCCCCCAAGTTTGAGAATCCAG GGTCACAAATGCATCCACATGAAATGAGTAAACCACTCCCTCCGCCTCCCAGAGAAGTTGTGGAAG AACCAGTTTATGAAGAATATGACGAAGAACCGTATTACAACGAAGAATGGACGCCACCCGACCCAGAGCCTGCAAGGTTTGAGAGACCAGCGCCACCCAACCCAGAACCTCCTAGATTTGAGAGACCAA CAACACACTTCGCTCCTCCAGTCACATCACGTCCTAAGCCGCTACCACACAGGCCACCAGTACAAG AAGAAATATACGAGGAGTACCCTGAAGAACCTGTTTATAATTCTGACGAAGAATGGACGTACGAACCTCTGGAGAAATACAACATATACTCCAGTTAG